The Devosia sp. SD17-2 genome includes a region encoding these proteins:
- a CDS encoding Arm DNA-binding domain-containing protein encodes MPVVITQAVITKAKSEAGPGCRRHDIVDAKSRGLSLRVSATGVQWSLRYQINGRDKRLALGDVDLWTVAEARSIVDRAQQILRDRMGIPDEAWVDKLRAAMGKAAAVTMAAPVDAPRKVFAWTFAEGRKAFLDEVKRTRRHDTWKDYGWKLSGDDLRDLDPIPLPQITRQRLAGILGEIHKSGRETHAQKHPACAQPVLELVGGGWPDQPLQRAAGHHAGLEGAGANARRDRRRR; translated from the coding sequence ATGCCCGTCGTCATCACTCAAGCCGTCATTACCAAGGCCAAGTCGGAGGCTGGCCCCGGATGTCGACGACACGACATCGTCGACGCCAAGAGCCGGGGGCTGTCGCTGAGGGTCTCCGCTACCGGCGTTCAGTGGAGCCTGCGGTATCAGATCAACGGGCGCGACAAGCGTCTGGCCTTGGGAGACGTGGACCTCTGGACGGTTGCCGAAGCCCGGTCGATCGTCGATCGCGCCCAGCAGATCCTGCGCGATCGGATGGGCATCCCCGATGAAGCGTGGGTCGACAAGCTCCGTGCGGCAATGGGCAAGGCCGCGGCGGTCACGATGGCAGCACCCGTGGACGCTCCACGCAAGGTTTTCGCATGGACCTTTGCGGAGGGTCGCAAGGCTTTCCTCGACGAGGTCAAGCGGACGCGTAGGCATGATACGTGGAAAGACTACGGCTGGAAGCTTTCCGGCGACGACCTGCGCGACCTCGATCCTATTCCATTGCCGCAGATCACGCGCCAGCGCCTAGCGGGCATCCTTGGCGAGATCCACAAGTCTGGCCGCGAAACGCACGCCCAAAAACACCCAGCGTGTGCTCAGCCGGTTCTGGAACTGGTTGGCGGAGGATGGCCAGATCAGCCGCTCCAGCGTGCAGCCGGGCATCATGCAGGGCTTGAAGGCGCCGGAGCCAACGCTCGTCGAGACCGACGTCGACGGTGA
- a CDS encoding IS5 family transposase (programmed frameshift), translated as MSRLFWLSDEAWVAIEPHLPKNQPGARRVDDRRVISGIIHMLKCGGRWADCPGEYGPSTTIYNRWNRWSRRGIWARILAALTEQGWIAETAQIDSSYIKAHRCAGGGKGGPRANAIGISRGGRTTKVHALVDVIGRPLCLVLTPGNASDMKGADLLIAHTTGMKRIIADRGYDANRLRSTLRSQNTIPVIPGRKNRKRKIRYDEKRYKDRWRVEAMFCRLKDFRRVATRYDKLARNYLSAVMLAAAVAYWL; from the exons ATGAGCAGACTGTTTTGGTTGAGTGACGAAGCCTGGGTGGCCATTGAGCCCCACCTTCCCAAGAACCAGCCTGGAGCCCGACGGGTTGATGACCGGCGGGTGATTTCGGGGATCATTCACATGCTCAAATGCGGCGGGCGCTGGGCTGATTGCCCTGGCGAGTATGGTCCTTCGACCACCATCTACAATCGTTGGAACCGTTGGAGCCGCCGCGGTATATGGGCACGCATTCTTGCGGCTCTGACCGAACAGGGCTGGATTGCCGAGACCGCCCAGATCGACAGCAGCTATATCAAGGCCCATCGTTGTGCAGGTGGGGGAAAAGGGGGGC CGCGAGCCAATGCCATTGGCATCTCGCGTGGTGGCCGGACCACCAAGGTCCATGCGCTTGTCGACGTTATCGGCAGACCACTCTGCCTCGTCCTGACACCCGGCAATGCCTCGGACATGAAGGGAGCAGATCTGCTCATCGCCCACACAACGGGTATGAAGAGGATTATCGCGGACCGGGGCTATGATGCCAACCGTCTTCGCTCCACTCTTCGAAGTCAAAACACCATCCCGGTGATCCCCGGCCGCAAGAACCGCAAGCGCAAAATCCGATACGATGAGAAACGCTACAAGGACCGCTGGCGCGTTGAGGCCATGTTCTGCCGCCTCAAGGATTTCCGCCGCGTCGCCACACGGTACGACAAGCTCGCTCGGAATTATCTATCTGCCGTCATGCTCGCAGCAGCAGTTGCGTACTGGCTATGA
- the ugpB gene encoding sn-glycerol-3-phosphate ABC transporter substrate-binding protein UgpB translates to MFKKIMLLSAGMAAVLAASPASAQTEISWWHALDAELGKKLESIAQGFNDSQSNYKVVTTYKGSYPETLTAAIAAFRANEQPAIVQVFEVGTGTMMAAKGAVKPVYELMTENGQPWDPSGFLGPVVGYYSDTDGNILSLPFNSSTPIMYYNKDAFAEAGLDPETPPKTWAELETAMQTIVDSGAAKCGLSSAWITWIQTENLSAIHDQPFGTLENGFGGLGTEFTFNGPVQVKHWENLKKWSDSGLYQYGGPVGGPDAPPKFYSGECAVYMNSSGSRAGVIANSKDFEVGFAPLPYYDDVTTDPKNSIIGGATLWVLNGKSDDVYKGVAEFFTYLSQPEVQADWHQFTGYLPITNAAYELGQEQGYYEANPGSSVAIEQITRGTPTANSKGVRFGNLSQIRTLVDEEFEAMLAGQKTAQEALDSAVARGNEVLREFEATNQ, encoded by the coding sequence ATGTTTAAGAAGATTATGCTGCTGTCTGCGGGTATGGCTGCCGTGCTTGCTGCAAGCCCGGCGTCGGCTCAGACCGAAATCAGCTGGTGGCACGCGCTCGACGCAGAACTTGGCAAGAAGCTGGAATCCATCGCCCAGGGGTTCAATGACAGCCAGTCAAACTACAAGGTCGTCACGACCTATAAGGGAAGCTATCCGGAAACCCTGACCGCTGCGATCGCAGCTTTCCGCGCCAATGAGCAGCCCGCCATCGTGCAGGTCTTCGAAGTTGGTACCGGCACGATGATGGCAGCCAAGGGCGCCGTGAAGCCGGTTTACGAACTGATGACCGAAAACGGCCAGCCTTGGGATCCAAGTGGCTTCCTCGGCCCGGTTGTGGGCTATTATTCTGACACCGATGGCAACATCCTCTCGCTGCCGTTCAACTCGTCCACCCCCATCATGTACTACAACAAGGACGCCTTTGCAGAAGCCGGCCTTGATCCCGAAACCCCGCCAAAAACCTGGGCGGAGCTCGAAACCGCGATGCAGACCATCGTGGACAGCGGCGCAGCCAAGTGCGGCCTGAGCTCAGCTTGGATCACCTGGATCCAGACCGAAAACCTCTCGGCCATTCATGACCAGCCGTTCGGCACGCTGGAAAACGGTTTTGGCGGCCTCGGCACCGAGTTCACCTTCAACGGCCCGGTACAGGTCAAACACTGGGAAAACCTCAAGAAGTGGTCCGATTCCGGTCTCTACCAGTATGGTGGCCCGGTGGGTGGCCCAGACGCGCCGCCCAAGTTCTATTCGGGTGAATGCGCCGTCTACATGAACTCCTCGGGATCGCGCGCAGGCGTCATTGCCAACTCGAAGGACTTCGAAGTCGGCTTCGCGCCCCTGCCCTATTATGACGACGTCACCACGGACCCCAAGAACTCGATCATCGGCGGCGCCACCCTTTGGGTGCTGAACGGCAAGAGCGATGACGTCTACAAGGGCGTCGCCGAGTTCTTCACCTATCTCAGCCAGCCGGAAGTCCAGGCTGATTGGCACCAGTTCACTGGCTACCTGCCGATCACCAATGCGGCTTATGAACTGGGCCAGGAACAGGGCTATTACGAAGCCAATCCGGGTTCCTCCGTGGCCATCGAGCAGATCACCCGCGGCACCCCCACGGCCAACTCCAAGGGCGTTCGCTTTGGCAATCTGAGCCAGATTCGTACGTTGGTCGACGAGGAGTTCGAGGCCATGCTCGCAGGTCAAAAGACCGCACAGGAAGCGCTGGATTCCGCAGTTGCCCGCGGCAACGAGGTCCTGCGCGAGTTTGAAGCGACCAACCAGTAA
- a CDS encoding metallophosphoesterase: MRLWIVSDLHTDHTPWSPSVVPHHDVMVIAGDISNSHETVLSELSRLQSLTGRPVVFVPGNHDLSGGPLDAFEHAGTGPVIVLPAGQAVVIAGVRFVGATLWTDFEIAGDVHASEAWAARCMPEYQRDHT, from the coding sequence ATGAGGCTATGGATCGTTTCAGATTTACACACCGACCACACGCCCTGGTCGCCGTCTGTGGTGCCGCATCACGATGTCATGGTCATTGCAGGCGACATCAGCAACAGCCACGAGACTGTGCTCTCAGAGCTATCGCGGCTGCAGTCGCTTACGGGCCGCCCCGTGGTGTTCGTCCCCGGAAACCACGATCTAAGCGGCGGCCCTCTCGATGCTTTTGAGCACGCCGGCACCGGCCCCGTGATCGTGCTGCCGGCCGGGCAGGCGGTCGTCATCGCTGGCGTGCGCTTCGTCGGCGCCACCCTGTGGACGGACTTCGAGATTGCCGGCGACGTCCACGCTTCTGAAGCATGGGCGGCGCGATGTATGCCTGAATACCAACGCGACCACACCTGA
- a CDS encoding IS3 family transposase (programmed frameshift), with protein sequence MSKSSDEPFRRVEVITSVQRRRRWSVAEKVRLVEEAMQPGMSVSYVARRAGISPSQLFAWKRRMLEGGHAAVQADEDVVGASQVRDLEKRVRDLERMLGKKTMEAEILREALDLARPKKTDFALAVVEQSRGRYPMSVIARTLGVSRSNLIERASKPSKPRGPYRKPDDVALLAELRPIIDQRPTYGYRRVTALLNRQRRKEGKPTVNTKRVLRIMQQNGLTLQKHTALRPTRTHDGVVVALRSNIRWCSDHLEIHARNNEVVRIVFVIDACDREIIAWSAVANAGISGEMVCDLMIAAVERRFQALKVPHRLEWLSDNGSAYIARQTAQVAAALGIDLLFTPVRSPQSNGMSEAFVKTLKRDYASTVILPDAETILALLPEWIDDYCEVHPHSGLKYRSPREFLRLSA encoded by the exons ATGTCCAAGAGTTCCGACGAGCCGTTTCGACGGGTCGAAGTCATCACCTCCGTGCAACGCCGCCGGCGCTGGTCAGTGGCCGAGAAGGTTCGGTTGGTGGAGGAAGCCATGCAGCCGGGCATGAGCGTTTCCTACGTGGCACGACGCGCCGGCATTTCCCCTTCCCAGCTCTTCGCCTGGAAGCGCCGCATGCTTGAAGGCGGCCACGCAGCCGTTCAGGCCGATGAAGATGTCGTTGGCGCTTCCCAGGTCCGCGATCTGGAAAAGCGCGTGCGTGACCTCGAGCGCATGCTGGGCAAGAAGACCATGGAAGCGGAGATCTTGAGGGAGGCCCTGGATCTCGCGCGCC CCAAAAAAACGGACTTCGCCCTTGCTGTCGTGGAGCAATCCCGAGGACGATACCCAATGAGCGTCATTGCCCGCACTCTGGGCGTCTCGAGGTCCAACCTGATCGAGCGCGCCAGCAAGCCATCCAAGCCGCGCGGACCTTATCGCAAGCCGGACGATGTTGCCCTTCTTGCCGAGCTACGCCCGATCATCGACCAGCGACCCACTTATGGCTATCGCCGTGTGACAGCATTGCTCAACAGGCAGCGGCGCAAGGAGGGCAAGCCCACCGTCAACACCAAGCGGGTCCTCAGGATCATGCAGCAGAACGGGCTCACCCTTCAAAAGCATACTGCCCTGCGGCCCACCCGCACCCACGACGGCGTCGTCGTTGCCCTGCGCTCTAATATCCGCTGGTGCTCCGATCATCTGGAGATCCATGCCCGCAATAACGAGGTGGTGCGCATCGTCTTCGTCATCGACGCCTGTGACCGAGAGATCATCGCCTGGTCGGCCGTCGCCAATGCCGGCATCTCCGGCGAGATGGTCTGTGATCTGATGATCGCCGCCGTCGAGCGCCGCTTCCAGGCCCTAAAGGTCCCACACCGGCTAGAGTGGCTCTCGGACAATGGCAGTGCCTATATCGCCAGGCAGACCGCACAAGTGGCCGCGGCGCTGGGCATTGACCTGCTCTTCACCCCGGTTCGAAGCCCACAGAGCAACGGCATGTCTGAGGCCTTCGTCAAAACCCTGAAAAGGGACTACGCCTCAACCGTTATCCTCCCAGACGCCGAGACTATCCTGGCCTTGCTGCCCGAATGGATCGACGATTACTGTGAGGTCCACCCGCACTCCGGGCTCAAGTATCGCTCACCACGCGAGTTCCTGCGCCTCAGTGCCTAA
- a CDS encoding bifunctional DNA primase/polymerase, which translates to MKIQSSLKELRQKKPSKPLAGSRWDDPTNRPPDMLKHLRETRLLTPDLVRGWKLTDDEIHQILVVNQRPLVDAVGVEEGEFAYARTALYLGGPTTDRGWSVVPQQRTGDRKPSPIPYSLTDKKTGRTKNYFEPFLPSKWREQRVPLREFVHWHTLWNANLAIQCCAASGHARAIDIDCRTEEVAEHVMQLAFEHLGTTPFVRVGMAPKLLLLYRVEGEDIDIGSFSVTLGNPDGTVDIGDDGQPLNAIEFLGNGKIVTCYGLHHKTGKPFDWTRGTLHPAAAGPENAPVITKDSLAAFFNAVHSYRPFLSRGSSSNPYGGKASFEAFEARDISGERMWMFPVSAHGTDSGLSFKECFGLVV; encoded by the coding sequence ATGAAAATTCAGAGCAGTCTTAAAGAACTGCGGCAGAAAAAGCCGTCGAAACCACTTGCTGGATCGCGCTGGGACGACCCAACCAACCGGCCGCCCGACATGCTGAAGCATTTGCGCGAGACACGACTGCTAACGCCAGATCTGGTCCGCGGCTGGAAGCTGACGGACGACGAGATTCATCAGATTTTGGTCGTCAACCAGAGACCGCTGGTTGACGCGGTAGGTGTCGAAGAAGGCGAATTCGCTTACGCACGTACCGCCCTTTATCTCGGAGGTCCGACCACGGATCGCGGGTGGTCAGTCGTGCCTCAACAACGCACCGGCGACCGCAAGCCTAGCCCGATTCCGTACAGCCTCACCGATAAGAAAACTGGTCGAACCAAGAACTATTTCGAGCCATTCTTGCCATCGAAGTGGCGTGAGCAGCGCGTGCCTCTTCGCGAGTTCGTCCACTGGCACACGCTCTGGAATGCGAATCTAGCTATCCAGTGCTGCGCCGCCTCCGGCCACGCCCGTGCGATCGACATCGACTGCCGCACGGAAGAAGTCGCTGAACACGTCATGCAGCTGGCATTCGAGCATCTCGGAACGACGCCGTTCGTCCGCGTCGGGATGGCACCAAAGCTGTTGTTGCTCTACCGCGTCGAAGGCGAAGACATCGACATTGGCTCGTTCAGCGTCACGCTCGGAAACCCCGACGGCACTGTCGACATCGGCGACGACGGCCAGCCGCTCAATGCAATTGAATTCCTTGGGAATGGCAAGATCGTCACGTGCTACGGATTGCACCATAAGACGGGCAAACCTTTCGACTGGACACGGGGGACGCTGCACCCTGCCGCTGCTGGGCCTGAAAATGCGCCGGTCATCACGAAGGATTCGCTTGCCGCGTTCTTCAATGCAGTTCACTCATATCGTCCCTTTCTTTCCAGAGGATCGAGCTCGAATCCGTATGGCGGCAAAGCTTCTTTCGAAGCTTTCGAGGCACGGGACATCTCCGGGGAGCGCATGTGGATGTTCCCCGTCAGCGCCCATGGCACAGATTCAGGGTTGAGCTTTAAGGAGTGTTTTGGTCTCGTCGTCTGA
- a CDS encoding D-Ala-D-Ala carboxypeptidase family metallohydrolase: MAKVYKHYSSFPATEWRWPSFSPQEMASRGEGELMIDETAMDRLQALRNRLGKPLIVNSAYRSAAHNRRVKGATNSQHRLARAFDVRMDNHNPSAFERAARECGFTGFGHYPKSGFMHIDIGPARRWNDGGWFPAGGATPSFQPEPPAPTLKSEVLKPEVLTAGGTLLSGAAAVSQGSAPSTSRWRPSL; encoded by the coding sequence ATGGCCAAGGTCTACAAGCACTATTCTTCTTTCCCGGCCACCGAGTGGCGCTGGCCCAGCTTCTCGCCGCAAGAAATGGCCAGCCGCGGAGAAGGCGAGCTCATGATCGATGAGACCGCAATGGACCGCTTGCAGGCCCTGCGGAATCGCCTCGGCAAGCCGCTCATCGTCAACAGCGCATATCGATCGGCGGCCCACAACCGTCGCGTCAAGGGTGCCACGAATTCCCAGCATCGGCTCGCTCGGGCATTCGACGTTCGCATGGACAATCACAACCCTTCGGCCTTCGAGCGGGCCGCCCGCGAATGCGGTTTCACAGGCTTCGGGCACTATCCGAAGAGCGGCTTCATGCACATCGATATCGGGCCTGCCCGCCGCTGGAATGACGGCGGCTGGTTTCCAGCTGGCGGAGCGACGCCTAGCTTCCAGCCCGAGCCACCTGCACCTACCCTCAAGAGCGAGGTCCTCAAGCCGGAGGTCCTGACCGCTGGCGGCACCCTGTTGTCTGGCGCGGCCGCCGTCTCGCAGGGCAGCGCCCCATCCACATCGCGTTGGCGGCCATCCTTGTGA
- a CDS encoding AAA family ATPase produces MTSKETTASAAIILAVRERQILHRIIKEGRLPQLDDLLEGAPFFADSIERDIQSWCDAVPLLGFWRRDEGGKLVSSKPPADLLKNVGVLRDTCQRMALEAVRLQLEALGHEDQHRMRVYQSCLQDGHQREIDEARHALALHIAEHDMFGASRLEGLWLHCVATGLLSRSAGSKTQYFAAGVRAIGLYHLLHEQVRSAEAVIDAADKKAAEGPISTFEEIAAAAEHYEAGEEDWAEAIEETRAAELAAVVVVPELPDGQTSHRKDIYRGWKELAGEPLPLVQKGDIAAARRHLMLQWPHAIDVIDTILGDLVVRDDVRFRPTLLVGDPGSGKSSLARAICDELSLPCELFSLGGVADAALGGTSAQWSTARESVPLQLIKRSKSANGCIIWDEVEKAVTGSANGSALDALLPLLELDQARRFRDPALEVECDLSHVSHFATANSVEGIPAPLRDRMRILRMPTPSWAHLGVLAGQIVDRIARERGIDRRWFEPLAEDEMDLVRSAWPGGSIRKLQRIIATIIDGRETHMGRC; encoded by the coding sequence ATGACATCAAAGGAAACCACGGCCTCGGCCGCCATCATTCTCGCCGTCCGCGAGCGCCAGATTCTGCATCGCATCATCAAAGAAGGACGGCTGCCGCAGCTCGACGATTTGCTCGAAGGCGCCCCTTTTTTCGCCGACTCTATCGAGCGCGATATTCAGTCGTGGTGCGATGCCGTTCCGCTTCTAGGATTCTGGCGCCGAGATGAAGGCGGAAAACTCGTCAGCTCCAAGCCACCTGCTGACCTTCTCAAGAACGTTGGCGTATTGCGCGACACCTGCCAGCGGATGGCCCTTGAAGCCGTCAGGCTGCAACTGGAAGCGTTGGGCCACGAAGACCAGCACCGCATGCGCGTGTACCAGTCCTGTCTCCAAGATGGCCATCAGCGAGAGATCGACGAGGCGCGTCATGCGCTTGCGCTGCACATCGCAGAGCATGACATGTTCGGGGCATCTCGGCTTGAGGGCCTGTGGTTGCACTGCGTCGCTACGGGTCTGCTTAGCCGCTCTGCGGGCTCGAAGACGCAATACTTTGCTGCAGGTGTGAGAGCTATCGGGCTGTATCATTTGCTGCATGAGCAAGTGCGGTCGGCAGAAGCCGTGATCGACGCCGCAGATAAGAAGGCGGCAGAGGGCCCGATCTCGACTTTTGAAGAGATCGCCGCGGCCGCCGAGCACTACGAGGCAGGCGAGGAAGACTGGGCGGAAGCCATCGAAGAGACCCGTGCTGCCGAGCTCGCCGCTGTCGTCGTGGTGCCCGAGCTGCCCGATGGACAAACGAGCCATCGGAAAGACATCTACCGGGGCTGGAAGGAGCTGGCGGGCGAACCTTTGCCTCTCGTTCAGAAGGGCGACATCGCGGCCGCACGCCGGCATTTGATGCTTCAGTGGCCGCACGCGATTGATGTCATCGACACGATTTTAGGCGACCTTGTTGTCCGCGACGACGTTCGTTTTCGGCCTACGCTTCTGGTCGGAGATCCGGGGTCGGGCAAGAGTTCGCTTGCTCGGGCGATCTGCGATGAACTGTCTTTGCCTTGCGAGCTTTTCAGCTTGGGCGGTGTGGCCGATGCGGCCTTGGGCGGCACGTCCGCTCAATGGTCCACGGCCCGCGAAAGCGTGCCCTTGCAGCTGATCAAGCGCTCGAAAAGTGCCAACGGTTGCATCATCTGGGACGAGGTCGAGAAGGCGGTGACTGGCTCGGCAAACGGGTCCGCCTTGGACGCCTTGCTGCCGTTGCTCGAGCTAGACCAGGCACGCCGGTTCCGCGACCCGGCACTCGAAGTCGAGTGCGATCTGAGCCACGTCTCTCATTTCGCGACCGCCAATTCCGTCGAGGGCATCCCAGCTCCGTTGCGCGATCGGATGCGTATCTTGCGGATGCCGACGCCCAGCTGGGCGCACCTAGGTGTGCTCGCGGGTCAGATCGTCGATCGCATCGCAAGAGAGCGAGGAATCGATCGCCGCTGGTTCGAACCCTTGGCCGAGGACGAAATGGACCTCGTTCGGAGCGCGTGGCCGGGGGGGTCAATTCGGAAGCTGCAACGGATCATTGCGACGATCATCGATGGCCGTGAGACACATATGGGGAGATGCTAA
- a CDS encoding DNA cytosine methyltransferase, translating to MNGKTYYNEWDQKAAAVLRARIADGSLPDGDVDTRSIEDVTADDLQGYVSCHFFAGIGGWPLALRQAGWPDDRPVWTGSCPCQPFSRAGKGLGFADERHLWPSFHWLIQQCRPPVIFGEQVAGADADPWIDLIQFDLEALDYAVGAVPFPAAGVGAPHIRDRLYWVADTESGSERWPREPQASTSVSHRGRSTDDRAYWSSDTWILCSDGKRRPIEPGILPMADGLPGAVDSIAAYGNAVVVPAAREFIAAYLDYYMARDHQRERARNQALSC from the coding sequence ATGAATGGCAAAACCTACTACAACGAGTGGGATCAAAAGGCTGCCGCCGTCCTCCGCGCAAGGATCGCAGATGGATCTCTTCCAGACGGAGACGTCGACACTCGAAGCATCGAAGATGTCACTGCCGACGATCTGCAAGGATACGTCAGCTGTCACTTCTTCGCCGGCATCGGCGGCTGGCCCCTCGCCCTGCGACAAGCCGGTTGGCCCGACGACCGCCCTGTCTGGACGGGCTCATGCCCATGCCAGCCTTTCAGCCGCGCAGGCAAAGGCCTTGGGTTTGCTGACGAGCGGCATCTCTGGCCATCGTTCCATTGGCTCATCCAGCAGTGCCGACCTCCAGTCATCTTTGGAGAGCAGGTTGCGGGAGCGGACGCAGATCCTTGGATCGACCTTATACAATTTGACCTGGAAGCCCTGGACTACGCCGTCGGGGCCGTGCCGTTCCCAGCTGCGGGCGTCGGCGCGCCGCACATCAGAGACAGATTGTACTGGGTGGCCGACACCGAAAGTGGGTCGGAGCGGTGGCCGCGGGAACCCCAAGCGAGCACATCAGTGTCGCATCGAGGACGTAGCACCGACGATCGCGCTTACTGGTCCAGCGACACTTGGATCCTATGCAGTGACGGAAAAAGACGTCCGATTGAGCCCGGAATTCTCCCGATGGCTGATGGGCTACCCGGCGCAGTGGACAGCATCGCGGCCTATGGAAATGCAGTCGTCGTTCCCGCAGCCCGCGAGTTTATCGCAGCGTATCTCGACTATTACATGGCACGTGACCACCAGAGAGAACGCGCCAGAAATCAGGCCTTGTCATGTTGA
- a CDS encoding IS3 family transposase (programmed frameshift), which yields MTAKSPSTKKPAEQVVKDIRRATRRHFSAEDKIRIVLDGLRGEDSIAELCRKEGIAQSLYYTWSKEFMKAGKRRLAGDTARAATSDEVKDLRREAGALKECVADLTLENRLLKKHDRGWGRARMRYPASEKLEIINLVEQSHLPTKRTLDRLGIPRRTFYRWYDRYLGGGPEALEDRSSAPSRVWNRIPTAVHDQLIEMALEESELSPRELAVSFTDQKGYFVSEASVYRLLKAHDLITSPAYVVIKAADAFHTKTVRPNEMWQTDFTYFKIIGWGWMYLSTVLDDYSRYIIAWKLCNTMRAEDVTDTLDMALAASGCDQVHVHHKPRLLSDNGPCYIASELADYIQTNRMSHVRGAPMHPQTQGKIERWHQTMKNRILLENYFLPGDLEAQIGAFVEHYNHRRYHESLDNVTPADAYFGRAAAIIKQRERIKRQTIQHRRLQHRKLAA from the exons ATGACTGCTAAATCCCCGAGCACCAAAAAGCCTGCCGAGCAGGTGGTGAAGGACATTCGCCGGGCGACCCGACGGCACTTTTCAGCTGAAGACAAGATCCGGATCGTTCTCGATGGTCTGCGCGGCGAAGACAGCATTGCCGAACTGTGCCGCAAGGAAGGCATCGCGCAGAGCCTGTATTACACTTGGTCGAAAGAGTTCATGAAAGCCGGCAAGCGCCGACTGGCGGGCGATACTGCTCGTGCTGCGACCAGTGATGAGGTCAAGGATCTGCGCCGAGAGGCTGGTGCGCTCAAGGAATGCGTTGCCGACCTGACGCTGGAAAACCGTCTGCTT AAAAAGCATGATCGCGGATGGGGACGAGCCAGAATGAGATATCCCGCATCCGAAAAGCTCGAGATCATCAATCTGGTTGAGCAGTCGCACCTGCCCACAAAACGCACGCTGGACCGGCTGGGCATCCCGCGCCGGACCTTCTATCGCTGGTATGACCGCTACCTCGGTGGCGGTCCTGAAGCATTAGAAGATCGGTCTTCGGCACCCAGTCGGGTGTGGAACCGGATCCCGACTGCCGTCCATGATCAGCTCATCGAGATGGCGTTGGAAGAGTCCGAACTCTCGCCTCGGGAGCTGGCTGTGAGCTTCACCGACCAGAAGGGGTACTTCGTGTCCGAAGCCAGCGTTTACCGGCTTCTCAAGGCCCACGACCTGATCACCAGCCCGGCCTATGTGGTGATCAAGGCGGCAGATGCGTTCCACACCAAAACGGTGCGGCCCAACGAGATGTGGCAGACCGATTTCACCTACTTCAAGATCATCGGCTGGGGCTGGATGTATCTGTCCACGGTGCTCGACGATTACTCGCGCTACATCATCGCCTGGAAGCTGTGCAACACAATGCGGGCCGAGGACGTCACTGACACGCTGGACATGGCCCTCGCGGCCTCAGGCTGCGACCAGGTGCATGTGCATCACAAGCCCCGGCTGCTCAGCGATAATGGCCCCTGCTATATCGCCAGTGAACTGGCCGATTATATCCAGACCAATCGCATGAGCCACGTCCGCGGCGCCCCGATGCATCCCCAGACCCAGGGCAAGATCGAGCGCTGGCACCAAACCATGAAGAACCGCATCCTGCTGGAGAACTACTTCCTGCCCGGCGACCTGGAGGCCCAGATCGGCGCCTTCGTCGAACACTACAATCACAGGCGCTATCATGAGAGCCTCGACAACGTGACCCCGGCAGACGCCTACTTCGGCAGGGCCGCAGCCATCATAAAACAGCGCGAAAGGATCAAACGACAAACCATCCAGCATCGGCGCT